In Arcanobacterium wilhelmae, the following are encoded in one genomic region:
- the rsmD gene encoding 16S rRNA (guanine(966)-N(2))-methyltransferase RsmD: MTRIVAGTAKGRILQVPKSGTRPTSEKVREALFSRLVHRGYVEGCRVLDLYAGSGAIGLEAASRGAATVILVENNPAAAKIIHANAAATGLGVSIVKQSAASYLAALHGIEFDLAVLDPPYDVGEEELATVLGELAAHLVPDAMIVVERSKRSPEPTWPEGYVLDDQRTWGDTTVWTATALDSDE, encoded by the coding sequence ATGACCCGAATTGTTGCAGGAACAGCGAAGGGCAGGATCCTCCAGGTGCCGAAATCGGGAACCCGGCCCACGTCGGAGAAAGTGCGCGAGGCACTCTTCTCCCGGCTCGTGCACCGCGGCTACGTGGAAGGCTGCCGCGTCCTCGACCTGTACGCAGGATCGGGTGCGATCGGCCTAGAAGCTGCCTCGCGCGGAGCCGCAACCGTGATTCTCGTGGAAAACAACCCGGCCGCAGCGAAAATCATTCACGCGAACGCGGCAGCCACCGGGCTAGGCGTGAGCATTGTCAAGCAGAGCGCGGCCTCCTACCTTGCCGCACTTCACGGCATCGAATTCGACCTTGCTGTGCTCGACCCGCCCTACGACGTCGGTGAAGAAGAGCTCGCTACCGTGTTAGGTGAGCTCGCGGCGCACCTCGTGCCCGACGCGATGATCGTCGTGGAGCGTTCCAAGCGCAGCCCCGAACCCACCTGGCCAGAGGGATACGTGCTCGACGACCAACGAACCTGGGGCGATACCACGGTGTGGACAGCTACAGCGCTGGACTCAGATGAGTAG
- the coaD gene encoding pantetheine-phosphate adenylyltransferase, with protein sequence MSIAVCPGSFDPITYGHVDVIKRAATMFDSVIVAVSTNSAKRYMFTDAERVQLAREALAAAGVEAEVELVGGLIAEFAAERGAAAIVKGLRGTADYDAEVAMALLNRHLTGVETVFVMGDPALNHIASAFTKEIAAYGGNIDDLVPANVACAIRGKVKK encoded by the coding sequence ATGAGTATTGCTGTTTGCCCCGGATCGTTCGATCCGATCACGTACGGTCACGTGGATGTGATCAAGCGTGCCGCCACGATGTTTGATTCGGTCATCGTTGCCGTGTCCACAAACTCGGCCAAACGCTACATGTTTACCGACGCCGAGCGGGTGCAGCTTGCCCGCGAGGCGCTCGCGGCTGCTGGCGTTGAGGCTGAGGTGGAGTTGGTGGGCGGACTCATTGCTGAGTTCGCGGCTGAGCGAGGGGCGGCGGCAATCGTGAAGGGCCTGCGTGGCACCGCGGATTACGACGCCGAGGTGGCAATGGCACTCCTGAACCGGCACCTGACCGGAGTGGAAACGGTGTTCGTGATGGGCGATCCTGCGCTGAACCACATCGCCTCCGCTTTCACGAAAGAAATTGCCGCTTATGGCGGAAACATTGACGATCTCGTGCCTGCCAACGTGGCTTGCGCGATCCGAGGAAAGGTAAAGAAATGA
- a CDS encoding ATP-dependent DNA helicase RecG yields MGDAATSAEEWTALTRPLARLLGAKTASALEKLGLATVGDLLLHVPFRLAHRGELMGIERVMEGESVTVVGRVMNSTLRPMNARRGFILTITISDGNHDLSLTFFAKSSRPLKFHESRLAPGTVAVFSGTISSYRGQLQLNHPDYELLENEDEVNAQEITKPIPIYHASASLPSWKIAKAVEVILPQISEANVPDPLPASYRTEHHLPSKFAALRALHAPQTDAEWEAALERMRHEEAFVLQSVLATRRATALAVAAPAMERTDVGALATFDSCLPWPLTDGQREVGEEIAADLATTLPMRRLLQGDVGAGKTVVALRAMLQAVDSGRQAVLLAPTEVLASQHLETLRALLGDLATGGQLMAPEHAVQLEYLVGSLGAKERRQALANIASGAAGIVVGTHALLQENVQIPFLGLVVVDEQHRFGVDQRDALSHGAHMLVMTATPIPRTIAMTSFGDLDVSTLRQLPAGRAGITTNLVPASKAAWMERVWQRAREEVDAGGRVFVVCPRISADDDADAPEPVAEDLFGADAPLASVEGTLAELAQNPALTGVGIGAVHGRMSAAEKDAAMASFSAGRAPVLVATTVIEVGVDVPDATMMVILDADRFGLAQLHQLRGRIGRGTKPGLCLAVHNSLPGTLAYERLEAFASTNDGFALANADLELRSEGDVLGAAQSGRGSTLRFLSVLRDARIIDTARESAMALVERDPRLVTEPALAAAVAATHADYIEKG; encoded by the coding sequence ATGGGCGATGCGGCGACGAGCGCGGAAGAGTGGACTGCCCTCACGCGGCCGCTCGCGCGCCTACTCGGCGCGAAAACCGCGTCCGCGCTGGAGAAACTCGGGCTCGCAACCGTCGGTGATCTTCTGCTCCACGTTCCTTTCCGCCTCGCCCATCGCGGCGAACTGATGGGGATCGAACGTGTAATGGAAGGTGAATCGGTCACCGTCGTCGGGCGCGTGATGAATTCCACTCTCCGCCCGATGAATGCTCGGCGTGGTTTCATCCTCACGATCACTATCTCCGATGGTAACCACGATCTGTCGCTCACGTTCTTCGCAAAGTCCTCCCGGCCGCTCAAGTTCCACGAATCGCGCCTCGCGCCAGGAACGGTAGCCGTCTTTTCGGGCACGATCTCCTCCTACCGCGGTCAGCTCCAGCTCAACCACCCGGACTACGAGCTCCTCGAAAATGAGGATGAGGTGAACGCGCAGGAGATCACCAAGCCGATTCCGATCTATCACGCCTCGGCGTCGTTGCCGTCGTGGAAGATCGCGAAAGCCGTGGAGGTGATCCTTCCGCAGATTTCGGAGGCGAACGTGCCCGATCCGCTCCCGGCGTCGTACCGCACCGAGCACCACCTGCCCTCGAAGTTTGCCGCGCTGCGGGCGCTCCACGCTCCGCAAACGGATGCTGAATGGGAGGCGGCGCTGGAGCGCATGCGTCACGAGGAAGCGTTCGTGCTCCAAAGCGTCCTCGCCACTCGCAGAGCCACGGCGCTCGCCGTAGCCGCGCCGGCAATGGAACGCACCGACGTCGGCGCGCTCGCCACGTTCGACTCGTGCCTGCCGTGGCCGCTCACGGACGGGCAACGTGAGGTGGGGGAGGAGATCGCTGCCGATCTCGCCACCACGCTCCCGATGCGCCGGCTCCTCCAGGGCGACGTCGGCGCCGGCAAAACCGTCGTCGCCCTGCGTGCGATGCTCCAAGCGGTCGATTCCGGCCGCCAGGCTGTGCTCCTCGCGCCCACGGAAGTCCTTGCCTCCCAGCACCTCGAAACGCTCCGCGCCCTCCTGGGGGATCTCGCAACCGGCGGGCAACTCATGGCGCCCGAGCACGCCGTGCAACTCGAGTACCTCGTCGGCTCACTCGGCGCGAAGGAACGCCGCCAAGCCCTGGCCAACATCGCCTCCGGCGCGGCGGGCATCGTCGTGGGAACGCACGCCCTCCTTCAAGAAAATGTGCAGATCCCGTTCCTCGGGCTCGTCGTGGTCGACGAACAGCACCGCTTCGGAGTGGACCAGCGTGACGCCCTCTCCCACGGCGCCCACATGCTCGTCATGACCGCCACGCCCATCCCGCGCACCATCGCGATGACCTCCTTCGGCGATCTCGACGTCTCCACACTGCGCCAGCTTCCCGCCGGGCGAGCTGGAATCACCACGAACCTTGTGCCGGCTTCTAAAGCCGCGTGGATGGAACGCGTGTGGCAACGGGCGCGCGAGGAGGTCGACGCCGGGGGCAGGGTTTTCGTTGTCTGCCCGCGGATCTCCGCCGACGACGACGCCGACGCGCCCGAACCCGTCGCTGAGGACCTGTTCGGAGCGGACGCACCTCTCGCCTCCGTGGAAGGAACGCTCGCCGAGCTCGCCCAGAACCCGGCTCTCACCGGCGTCGGGATCGGAGCCGTCCATGGGCGCATGAGCGCAGCGGAAAAAGACGCCGCCATGGCCTCCTTCTCTGCCGGACGTGCGCCCGTGCTCGTCGCCACCACCGTGATCGAGGTCGGAGTGGACGTACCGGATGCCACCATGATGGTGATCCTCGACGCCGACCGCTTCGGCTTGGCTCAGCTCCACCAGCTACGCGGGCGGATCGGGCGAGGCACGAAACCGGGCCTGTGCCTCGCCGTCCACAACTCGCTCCCCGGTACCCTCGCCTACGAGCGCCTTGAAGCGTTCGCCTCGACAAACGATGGCTTCGCGCTCGCCAACGCTGATCTCGAGCTACGCAGCGAAGGAGACGTGCTCGGAGCCGCCCAATCCGGGCGCGGGTCCACGCTCCGATTCCTCTCCGTCCTGCGCGACGCGCGCATTATCGACACAGCCCGCGAATCCGCCATGGCGCTGGTCGAGCGCGACCCGCGGCTCGTCACCGAACCCGCGCTCGCGGCCGCCGTCGCAGCTACTCACGCCGACTACATCGAGAAAGGCTAA
- a CDS encoding YceD family protein, with protein sequence MDLKSPFVISIVDLPRQEGAMREVRTGFNAPSDVGVAMYQVAEGSPLGVDLTLQSVSEGVLVDGYVSAHAHGQCSRCLIDIDEDMNERISELVFYPERAAALEDEGDEEAEDFFLIENDRIDLEPIIRDALVLSMPLQPLCQADCEGLCPVCGERWLDLPEDHEHLEEASDFSVLDALAAKLRAAEEGE encoded by the coding sequence ATGGATCTCAAATCTCCCTTCGTGATCTCGATCGTGGATCTCCCGCGCCAAGAGGGAGCCATGCGCGAGGTGCGCACCGGTTTCAACGCCCCCTCCGACGTTGGCGTGGCGATGTACCAGGTGGCTGAGGGCTCGCCGCTCGGCGTGGATCTCACGTTGCAGTCGGTCTCCGAGGGCGTGCTCGTTGATGGGTACGTTTCGGCGCACGCACACGGCCAGTGCTCGCGGTGCCTGATTGATATTGACGAGGACATGAACGAGCGCATCTCTGAGCTGGTGTTCTATCCAGAGCGGGCGGCCGCACTGGAGGACGAGGGCGATGAGGAGGCTGAGGATTTCTTCCTCATCGAAAATGATCGCATCGATCTGGAACCGATTATCCGCGATGCCCTCGTGCTCTCCATGCCACTCCAGCCGCTGTGCCAGGCCGATTGTGAGGGGCTGTGCCCGGTGTGCGGCGAGCGCTGGCTGGATCTGCCGGAAGATCATGAGCATCTGGAGGAAGCGTCGGATTTCTCGGTTCTCGATGCGCTCGCGGCAAAGCTCCGCGCAGCGGAAGAAGGCGAGTAA